Proteins encoded within one genomic window of Anopheles gambiae chromosome 3, idAnoGambNW_F1_1, whole genome shotgun sequence:
- the LOC1271197 gene encoding uncharacterized protein LOC1271197 isoform X1 — MSSHGGGGSSTNNEDDVEEAIHQSYARPKKQSTHLKPAGDRVSCDSGISLEDPALIHTPANQPPPSTLVRRPKGNGGAASYVRRLTQLFENLTHDELRQEQERQEQQCTMGTLAPPGVLQQVAEESTTPEVTEDRPTAPPLLQLRAAVPCQVPIVVESVVESENCPAASEASNDAEIAQDALAPLLPARSRRSNLEASAEDRVMAMSVRASGGAAVGKKRLSRRRQTLQGAVGGGGGAGARALGYTTPEQSDKTDGEQCYDYMYDDDEFDTSDEDEEEEREQAPAVHHPDRAIAGSEGEFGEGPTVPDEISEAHNMLVPGVVDRGTPHYEEHDEFSSSSFDSDSEDGEPFAVRPDSNSSLKTARVSSILQELLANEANYVQTLGRGIENYVSIMAGKHLPPGLRGQKYHIFGNIEKIHNLHQNQFLPMLESNRASIAGIAETFIWFLENDKFYCYIMFALNRPKSERICNKNLDFFQRRQQEVDDKLGLNSFLLQPIQRLPRYKLLLAEINKEILKQLEDTLLESVKDEIGILCKAEKRLERFIDIVNEAMSINDIQECYEAPTSVQMELMNQCLAISDLFSSPLHAPMVLILRPHQDHNPSKREPINLFSQGKFRKMFEVDIYDWDHRRRYPAKLFLFERSAIYAEKVKTHLEYRGRYDESEIGMHNENRNKVYLYARKRGIQEIEVTCGDMNEAQRLSTHVEKMMCEFAVNERDRINTMVRPRIPSVMTINRRSVTSMMSGTGPVNSMRESYESTSQTTWSTDKPIAQLAIMQKNFCRILAANRRYYFHDLPQEIASRVAEFMRVYDRILHFHTKRLYEDLSRADIGIDEVCEMFIGYFKEGVFDVYNEYIRLFKPAAEILKNVHKATRSSITDSMVAPTMDEFTFLSVQHWNKLEHFFQALVVQLSEQLNSGHMEHQDLFRKLAYVEVQVAGFRKLLFQNYRLFNMDEKISPAKLGLVLYSDRVRYDNETISSHRVLLCDRAVVCVKFHFVREFGRQTEKYTGFAFIDRFGRDGPKMPNVRISKKSEVRLNVVQNEAKHPIDFGNTANRDKFYGQYCTVFARHS, encoded by the exons atgagcagccatggtggtggtggtagtagtaccAACAACGAAGACGACGTTGAGGAGGCAATCCATCAGTCGTACGCCCGGCCGAAGAAGCAGTCGACGCACTTGAAGCCCGCTGGTGATCGCGTTTCGTGTGACAGCGGTATCTCGCTGGAGGATCCGGCGTTAATCCACACCCCGGCCAACCAACCCCCTCCCAGCACGCTAGTGCGCCGCCCGAAGGGTAATGGTGGTGCCGCATCGTACGTACGGCGGCTAACGCAACTGTTCGAGAACCTAACGCACGACGAGCTGCGCCAGGAACAGGAACGACAAGAGCAACAGTGTACCATGGGCACCTTAGCACCGCCGGGCGTGCTGCAGCAGGTAGCCGAGGAGTCAACCACACCGGAAGTGACCGAAGACCGCCCGACTGCGCCACCCCTCCTCCAGCTCCGTGCAGCAGTTCCGTGTCAAGTGCCGATCGTGGTGGAAAGTGTGGTGGAAAGTGAAAATTGCCCCGCCGCGAGTGAAGCGTCGAACGATGCGGAAATTGCACAAGACGCATTAgcgccgctgctgccggccCGTTCGCGCAGGTCCAATTTGGAGGCCAGCGCGGAAGATCGCGTTATGGCGATGAgtgtgcgtgcgagtggtggTGCGGCAGTGGGCAAGAAACGGCTCAGCCGACGACGTCAAACGTTGCAGGGtgccgttggtggtggtggtggtgcaggagCGAGGGCGCTCGGTTACACTACGCCCGAGCAGAGTGATAAGACGGATGGGGAACAGTGCTACGACTACATGTACGATGACGATGAGTTCGATACCAGTGATGAAGATgaggaagaggagagagaACAGGCACCAGCAGTGCACCACCCGGACAGGGCCATTGCGGGAAG TGAGGGCGAATTCGGCGAAGGCCCGACAGTGCCGGACGAGATTTCGGAGGCTCACAACATGCTCGTCCCGGGCGTAGTGGATCGGGGCACGCCGCACTACGAAGAGCACGACGAGTTTAGCAGCAGTTCGTTCGACAGTGACTCGGAAGATGGGGAACCGTTCGCGGTGCGGCCAGATTCGAACAGTTCACTCAAAACAGC TCGCGTATCAAGCATTCTACAGGAGCTGTTGGCAAACGAGGCGAACTACGTGCAAACGCTTGGCCGCGGGATCGAAAACTATGTCAGCATAATGGCGGGGAAACACCTTCCCCCGGGACTGCGGGGCCAGAAGTATCACATCTTTGGAAATATTGAAAAGATTCATAACCTTCACCAGAACCAGTTTCTGCCGATGCTGGAGAGCAATCGGGCTAGCATAGCTGGCATTGCGGAAACGTTCATCTGGTTCCTGGAGAATGACAAGTTCTACTGCTACATCATGTTTGCGCTGAACCGTCCCAAGTCGGAGCGAATATGCAACAAGAACTTGGACTTCTTTCAG CGTCGCCAACAAGAGGTGGACGACAAGCTCGGCCTGAACAGTTTCCTGCTGCAGCCAATCCAGCGGCTGCCCCGCTACAAACTCCTGCTAGCCGAGATTAACAAGGAGATCCTGAAGCAGCTCGAGGACACACTGCTGGAATCGGTCAAGGACGAGATCGGTATCCTGTGCAAGGCGGAGAAGCGGCTCGAGCGCTTCATCGACATCGTAAACGAGGCGATGAGCATCAACGACATCCAAGAGTGTTATGAG GCCCCTACCAGCGTCCAGATGGAGCTCATGAATCAGTGCCTTGCGATCTCCGATCTCTTCAGCAGTCCGTTGCACGCACCGATGGTGCTGATACTGCGTCCCCATCAGGATCACAATCCCTCGAAACGAGAACCT ATTAACCTGTTTAGTCAGGGCAAGTTCCGGAAGATGTTTGAGGTTGACATCTACGATTGGGACCATCGGCGGCGCTATCCGGCGAAGCTGTTCCTGTTCGAACGGAGCGCCATCTATGCGGAGAAGGTCAAAACCCATCTCGAGTACCGCGGCCGGTACGACGAGTCGGAGATCGGCATGCACAACGAGAACCGCAACAAGGTGTATCTGTACGCGAGAAAGCGTGGCATACAGGAGATCGAGGTGACTTGCGGCGACATGAACGAGGCGCAGCGTCTGTCCACACACGTCGAGAAGATGATGTGCGAGTTTGCGGTGAACGAGCGTGACCGCATCAACACGATGGTGCGCCCCCGGATACCGAGCGTGATGACGATCAATCGACGCAGCGTTACCAGCATGATGTCCGGCACAGGTCCTGTGAATAGTATGC gAGAAAGCTACGAATCCACCTCACAAACCACCTG GAGCACCGATAAACCGATCGCACAGCTTGCAATTATGCAGAAGAACTTTTGTCGAATATTGGCCGCTAACCGGCGCTACTACTTCCACGATCTGCCGCAAGAGATCGCCTCCCGTGTGGCGGAGTTTATGCGCGTGTACGATCGCATACTGCATTTCCACACCAAGCGCTTGTACGAGGATTTGTCACGAGCCGACATTGGGATCGATGAGGTGTGCGAGATGTTCATTGGATATTTTAAG GAAGGTGTGTTTGATGTCTACAATGAATATATAAGACTGTTCAAACCAGCAGCAGAGATTTTGAAAAATGTCCACAAAGCAACG CGCTCCAGCATTACCGACAGCATGGTCGCACCGACGATGGATGAGTTTACCTTCCTGAGCGTGCAGCACTGGAACAAGCTGGAACACTTCTTCCAGGCCCTGGTCGTGCAGCTGTCCGAGCAGCTCAACTCGGGCCACATGGAGCATCAGGACCTGTTTCGGAAGCTGGCCTACGTAGAGGTGCAGGTTGCCGGCTTCCGCAAGCTGCTCTTCCAAAACTATCGGCTCTTCAACATGGACGAGAAGATATCGCCTGCCAAGCTCGGTCTGGTGCTGTACTCCGACCGGGTGCGGTATGACAACGAAACGATCAGCTCCCACCGGGTGCTGCTCTGTGACCGTGCGGTCGTCTGTgttaaattccatttcgtACGG GAATTTGGACGCCAAACGGAAAAGTACACCGGGTTTGCTTTTATCGACCGTTTCGGGCGCGATGGACCGAAGATGCCCAACGTGCGGATTAGCAAAAAGTCCGAGGTGCGCCTGAACGTGGTCCAGAACGAAGCCAAACATCCGATTGACTTTGGCAATACGGCCAACCGGGACAAGTTCTACGGACAGTACTGTACGGTGTTTGCCCGGCACTCGTAG
- the LOC1271197 gene encoding uncharacterized protein LOC1271197 isoform X2 — protein MSSHGGGGSSTNNEDDVEEAIHQSYARPKKQSTHLKPAGDRVSCDSGISLEDPALIHTPANQPPPSTLVRRPKGNGGAASYVRRLTQLFENLTHDELRQEQERQEQQCTMGTLAPPGVLQQVAEESTTPEVTEDRPTAPPLLQLRAAVPCQVPIVVESVVESENCPAASEASNDAEIAQDALAPLLPARSRRSNLEASAEDRVMAMSVRASGGAAVGKKRLSRRRQTLQGAVGGGGGAGARALGYTTPEQSDKTDGEQCYDYMYDDDEFDTSDEDEEEEREQAPAVHHPDRAIAGSEGEFGEGPTVPDEISEAHNMLVPGVVDRGTPHYEEHDEFSSSSFDSDSEDGEPFAVRPDSNSSLKTARVSSILQELLANEANYVQTLGRGIENYVSIMAGKHLPPGLRGQKYHIFGNIEKIHNLHQNQFLPMLESNRASIAGIAETFIWFLENDKFYCYIMFALNRPKSERICNKNLDFFQRRQQEVDDKLGLNSFLLQPIQRLPRYKLLLAEINKEILKQLEDTLLESVKDEIGILCKAEKRLERFIDIVNEAMSINDIQECYEINLFSQGKFRKMFEVDIYDWDHRRRYPAKLFLFERSAIYAEKVKTHLEYRGRYDESEIGMHNENRNKVYLYARKRGIQEIEVTCGDMNEAQRLSTHVEKMMCEFAVNERDRINTMVRPRIPSVMTINRRSVTSMMSGTGPVNSMRESYESTSQTTWSTDKPIAQLAIMQKNFCRILAANRRYYFHDLPQEIASRVAEFMRVYDRILHFHTKRLYEDLSRADIGIDEVCEMFIGYFKEGVFDVYNEYIRLFKPAAEILKNVHKATRSSITDSMVAPTMDEFTFLSVQHWNKLEHFFQALVVQLSEQLNSGHMEHQDLFRKLAYVEVQVAGFRKLLFQNYRLFNMDEKISPAKLGLVLYSDRVRYDNETISSHRVLLCDRAVVCVKFHFVREFGRQTEKYTGFAFIDRFGRDGPKMPNVRISKKSEVRLNVVQNEAKHPIDFGNTANRDKFYGQYCTVFARHS, from the exons atgagcagccatggtggtggtggtagtagtaccAACAACGAAGACGACGTTGAGGAGGCAATCCATCAGTCGTACGCCCGGCCGAAGAAGCAGTCGACGCACTTGAAGCCCGCTGGTGATCGCGTTTCGTGTGACAGCGGTATCTCGCTGGAGGATCCGGCGTTAATCCACACCCCGGCCAACCAACCCCCTCCCAGCACGCTAGTGCGCCGCCCGAAGGGTAATGGTGGTGCCGCATCGTACGTACGGCGGCTAACGCAACTGTTCGAGAACCTAACGCACGACGAGCTGCGCCAGGAACAGGAACGACAAGAGCAACAGTGTACCATGGGCACCTTAGCACCGCCGGGCGTGCTGCAGCAGGTAGCCGAGGAGTCAACCACACCGGAAGTGACCGAAGACCGCCCGACTGCGCCACCCCTCCTCCAGCTCCGTGCAGCAGTTCCGTGTCAAGTGCCGATCGTGGTGGAAAGTGTGGTGGAAAGTGAAAATTGCCCCGCCGCGAGTGAAGCGTCGAACGATGCGGAAATTGCACAAGACGCATTAgcgccgctgctgccggccCGTTCGCGCAGGTCCAATTTGGAGGCCAGCGCGGAAGATCGCGTTATGGCGATGAgtgtgcgtgcgagtggtggTGCGGCAGTGGGCAAGAAACGGCTCAGCCGACGACGTCAAACGTTGCAGGGtgccgttggtggtggtggtggtgcaggagCGAGGGCGCTCGGTTACACTACGCCCGAGCAGAGTGATAAGACGGATGGGGAACAGTGCTACGACTACATGTACGATGACGATGAGTTCGATACCAGTGATGAAGATgaggaagaggagagagaACAGGCACCAGCAGTGCACCACCCGGACAGGGCCATTGCGGGAAG TGAGGGCGAATTCGGCGAAGGCCCGACAGTGCCGGACGAGATTTCGGAGGCTCACAACATGCTCGTCCCGGGCGTAGTGGATCGGGGCACGCCGCACTACGAAGAGCACGACGAGTTTAGCAGCAGTTCGTTCGACAGTGACTCGGAAGATGGGGAACCGTTCGCGGTGCGGCCAGATTCGAACAGTTCACTCAAAACAGC TCGCGTATCAAGCATTCTACAGGAGCTGTTGGCAAACGAGGCGAACTACGTGCAAACGCTTGGCCGCGGGATCGAAAACTATGTCAGCATAATGGCGGGGAAACACCTTCCCCCGGGACTGCGGGGCCAGAAGTATCACATCTTTGGAAATATTGAAAAGATTCATAACCTTCACCAGAACCAGTTTCTGCCGATGCTGGAGAGCAATCGGGCTAGCATAGCTGGCATTGCGGAAACGTTCATCTGGTTCCTGGAGAATGACAAGTTCTACTGCTACATCATGTTTGCGCTGAACCGTCCCAAGTCGGAGCGAATATGCAACAAGAACTTGGACTTCTTTCAG CGTCGCCAACAAGAGGTGGACGACAAGCTCGGCCTGAACAGTTTCCTGCTGCAGCCAATCCAGCGGCTGCCCCGCTACAAACTCCTGCTAGCCGAGATTAACAAGGAGATCCTGAAGCAGCTCGAGGACACACTGCTGGAATCGGTCAAGGACGAGATCGGTATCCTGTGCAAGGCGGAGAAGCGGCTCGAGCGCTTCATCGACATCGTAAACGAGGCGATGAGCATCAACGACATCCAAGAGTGTTATGAG ATTAACCTGTTTAGTCAGGGCAAGTTCCGGAAGATGTTTGAGGTTGACATCTACGATTGGGACCATCGGCGGCGCTATCCGGCGAAGCTGTTCCTGTTCGAACGGAGCGCCATCTATGCGGAGAAGGTCAAAACCCATCTCGAGTACCGCGGCCGGTACGACGAGTCGGAGATCGGCATGCACAACGAGAACCGCAACAAGGTGTATCTGTACGCGAGAAAGCGTGGCATACAGGAGATCGAGGTGACTTGCGGCGACATGAACGAGGCGCAGCGTCTGTCCACACACGTCGAGAAGATGATGTGCGAGTTTGCGGTGAACGAGCGTGACCGCATCAACACGATGGTGCGCCCCCGGATACCGAGCGTGATGACGATCAATCGACGCAGCGTTACCAGCATGATGTCCGGCACAGGTCCTGTGAATAGTATGC gAGAAAGCTACGAATCCACCTCACAAACCACCTG GAGCACCGATAAACCGATCGCACAGCTTGCAATTATGCAGAAGAACTTTTGTCGAATATTGGCCGCTAACCGGCGCTACTACTTCCACGATCTGCCGCAAGAGATCGCCTCCCGTGTGGCGGAGTTTATGCGCGTGTACGATCGCATACTGCATTTCCACACCAAGCGCTTGTACGAGGATTTGTCACGAGCCGACATTGGGATCGATGAGGTGTGCGAGATGTTCATTGGATATTTTAAG GAAGGTGTGTTTGATGTCTACAATGAATATATAAGACTGTTCAAACCAGCAGCAGAGATTTTGAAAAATGTCCACAAAGCAACG CGCTCCAGCATTACCGACAGCATGGTCGCACCGACGATGGATGAGTTTACCTTCCTGAGCGTGCAGCACTGGAACAAGCTGGAACACTTCTTCCAGGCCCTGGTCGTGCAGCTGTCCGAGCAGCTCAACTCGGGCCACATGGAGCATCAGGACCTGTTTCGGAAGCTGGCCTACGTAGAGGTGCAGGTTGCCGGCTTCCGCAAGCTGCTCTTCCAAAACTATCGGCTCTTCAACATGGACGAGAAGATATCGCCTGCCAAGCTCGGTCTGGTGCTGTACTCCGACCGGGTGCGGTATGACAACGAAACGATCAGCTCCCACCGGGTGCTGCTCTGTGACCGTGCGGTCGTCTGTgttaaattccatttcgtACGG GAATTTGGACGCCAAACGGAAAAGTACACCGGGTTTGCTTTTATCGACCGTTTCGGGCGCGATGGACCGAAGATGCCCAACGTGCGGATTAGCAAAAAGTCCGAGGTGCGCCTGAACGTGGTCCAGAACGAAGCCAAACATCCGATTGACTTTGGCAATACGGCCAACCGGGACAAGTTCTACGGACAGTACTGTACGGTGTTTGCCCGGCACTCGTAG